In a genomic window of Saprospiraceae bacterium:
- the trpA gene encoding tryptophan synthase subunit alpha produces the protein MNTLEKTGGFSLMNGAFRKGQLPIMAHLVVGYPSLEESLRTAEAYIRAGVQVLELQIPFSHPTADGPIITAACREAVRQGVTVRDCVVAIAALRKRHPSQEIVAMSYLNRIYAFGCQRFMGEMEALGVQHLLVPDLPVDHIDFPGFQNLRNRRVKLVPVLAANVSDARLEKLLRMGFDFFYLMSDFKITGSAFGLHPRLREVVARIKSHPVAPCQSANPPFPRVGIGFGISTPEQARVVVEAADLAIVGSALIQAQGEGRLDAYLDALKNTFAPATECA, from the coding sequence ATGAACACATTGGAAAAAACAGGAGGGTTCTCTTTGATGAATGGGGCCTTTCGGAAAGGGCAGTTGCCCATCATGGCGCACCTCGTCGTGGGTTATCCGAGTCTGGAAGAAAGCTTGCGCACGGCTGAAGCTTACATCCGCGCCGGGGTGCAGGTGCTGGAACTTCAAATTCCGTTTTCGCACCCGACGGCGGATGGCCCTATCATCACGGCGGCTTGCCGGGAGGCGGTGCGGCAGGGCGTGACGGTGCGCGATTGCGTCGTCGCAATCGCCGCGTTGCGCAAGCGGCATCCTTCGCAGGAAATCGTGGCGATGTCGTATCTCAATCGCATTTACGCTTTTGGCTGTCAGCGATTTATGGGTGAAATGGAGGCATTGGGGGTTCAGCATTTGCTCGTGCCCGATTTGCCGGTTGACCACATTGATTTTCCAGGTTTTCAAAATTTGAGAAATCGCCGGGTAAAACTCGTTCCGGTACTTGCTGCCAACGTCTCCGATGCTCGTTTGGAAAAACTGCTTCGAATGGGCTTTGATTTTTTTTACCTGATGTCGGATTTCAAAATCACGGGCAGCGCGTTCGGTTTGCATCCGCGATTGAGGGAGGTCGTTGCGCGAATCAAATCCCATCCGGTCGCCCCCTGCCAGTCAGCCAATCCCCCATTCCCGCGAGTCGGTATCGGATTCGGCATTTCCACCCCCGAACAGGCGCGGGTGGTGGTGGAGGCGGCGGACTTGGCGATTGTCGGCTCGGCGCTCATTCAGGCGCAGGGCGAGGGGCGATTGGATGCTTATTTGGACGCGCTTAAAAATACCTTTGCGCCAGCAACCGAGTGCGCGTGA